Sequence from the Deltaproteobacteria bacterium genome:
GTCGGACGTTGGGCAGATCGGGGAAGGAGCGGAGTTTGATTTCGTGTACGCGCGGTTCGTGCTGACGCATCTGAGTGATCCGGGCGGGGCGTTGAGGCGGATGCTCGGGGTGCTCCGCCTCGGAGGGGTAGCAGTCGTCGAGGACATCGACTTCAGCGGGCACTTCTGTCATCCAGACAGCCCGGCGTTCTGGCGGTATGTCGAGCTCTACACGCAGGTGGTGCACAGAAGAGGCGCAGATCCCAACATCGGGCCGCGGCTGCCCGAGTTTCTGCTCGACTCCGGTTACCGGAACGTCCAGATGAAGGTCGTGCAGCCGGCAGGGATCGAAGGTGAGGTAAAGCTGATCGCCCCGATCACGATGGAGAGCATTGCCGACTCCGTGCTTGCGGACGGTCTGGCCTCCCGGCACGAGGTCGACCGCGTAATCCACGACCTGCACGCAGTCGCCGCAGACCGTCGCACCGTCTTGAGCCTGCCCCGCGTGGTGCAGGCATGGGGTTACCGCGACGGCGCGGCGCCCACCTGAGCGGCTGCAGGCGCGGGCGGGGATGCGGCTCGCATGGACCTACCCCAGCCCGAAGTGCCGCAGCGCGTTCCCGCCCAGGTACTTCCCGACCGTCGCCTCCGGTACGCCGTGCTTGCCGAGCGTCGCCCGCGCCTCCTCGACCGTTCCCGTGTCGTGGTTGGGATAGCGCGAGCCCCACGCCGCCACGTTCTCGAACACGTCGGGCATGCGCGCGACCGGCGTCTCCCAGGAGTCGAAGCTCACCAGCGACGGCCGTGCGAAGAACACGTGGTCGGGCTCGAGGCTCACGTCGCGGATGCCGGAGAAGAGCCAGAGGTAGGTCTCCGACTTCTCGAGCGCGAGGGGCACCCAGGCCGCGCCGGCGTGGACGAGCGTCAGCCTGAGCTTCGGGTAAATCTCCATGTGTCCGTAGAAGGCGACGGCGGTGAGGAACGTCGACGTGTCCATGAAGGGCGCGACGCTCTCCGCGATCGGGTGCCCGATCTTGAGATTCGCCGCCACACGCTCGACGAAGGGCCCGGCGCCGCTCCACTCCGGGTTGGTGCTCCCTGGCGAGGGGTGGATGCAAGCCGCGACCTCGAGCGCCTCGAGCCGCTGCCAGAGGACGTCGTACGTCGGGTGGTTCGGGAAGCGGCCCTCGAAGAAGACCGGGCGGACGAAGGCCGCCTTGAAGCCGTGCGCCGCCGCGCGCTCGAGCTCGCGCACCGCGAAGCTCGGCTCCTGCATGGGGAGGAGCGCCACGGGCACGAGCCGGCGGCGGTCCGCGCCGGCGAAGTCCCAGAGCCAGTCGTTGTAGGCGCGCGCCAGCGCCCACGCCGCGTCGGGGTTCCCGACGAGAGGGAAGTGCTCCGCGAAGAGGGTGGGGAAGAGGAGCGCGCGGTCCACACCCATCGCGTCCATGTCCCGGAGACGCGCGGCGGGATCCTGCGCGCCCGGCGTGATCGGATGGCGCTCGTCGGGATCGAGCTGCCCGATCTGCTCCGGCGTCATCCCGGGCCGCCAGCAAGCCTGGCGGTTGATCCCGCTCCTTCGC
This genomic interval carries:
- a CDS encoding methyltransferase domain-containing protein, whose protein sequence is SDVGQIGEGAEFDFVYARFVLTHLSDPGGALRRMLGVLRLGGVAVVEDIDFSGHFCHPDSPAFWRYVELYTQVVHRRGADPNIGPRLPEFLLDSGYRNVQMKVVQPAGIEGEVKLIAPITMESIADSVLADGLASRHEVDRVIHDLHAVAADRRTVLSLPRVVQAWGYRDGAAPT